CACGCCAACACGGTAGCCTCTGAACTCATCGGCTCGTGGATCTCAAGATTTGGAGTTCCAGCCCGCATCACAAAGGATCAGGGCAGACAGTTTGAGTGCCAATTGTTCCATGAATTGTCACGACAGCTAGGAATAGACCACCTTCGCACAACAGCATATCACCCGTAAGCAAACGGAATCATCGAACTGGCACAGAACACTTAAAGCAGCCATTATGTGCAAAAATCGTGTAAATTGGCCACAAAAACGTTCACTGATCCTGCTCGGGTTGCATTCAAGCCAGAGCATTCAAGCCAGCATTCAAGCCAGACATCCAAACAACATCAGCACAACTTGAGTACGGAACAACCCTTCTCCTTTCTGGAGAATTTTTTCATCAAAAGTCCCATTTCCAACCGCAAACTGACTTCGCAAAGGAACTGGAGGAAATCATGCGAGAAATACGGCCCATCCAGACGGCACATCACGACACCTCCAAgccatttgtttttaaagagCTGAAACAGACAACTCACGTCTTCCTACTCAACGACACCGTCCTTGGATCCCTTCAACCGCCTTACGATGGAAAGTGAAAGAAAAGCAATCAAAATACTTCACCATAAACACCGGCACTCGATGCATTAAGGTGTCTATAGACCGACTCAAGCCCGCCTTCATCGAAACTCCGCAGCCAATTATTCCACCCCCAAATCCATCCAGTGACTTCAGCAACAGGATCGAAGACACCATAACGACCCCTGCTGTTAACCAATCTTCAAGACGTCGTCGTACAATTAGACTCCCTGTTCATTTTACAACATGAAGTCTAGGGGGAGTACTGTGGCGATCATGTTTTCTGCCATCTGGCATCGCTGAAAACTCCTCAGAATAGATTGGTATCAAAAAACCTCTCTGGGCGCACTCCTTGAAGAACCAAGCTAAAAAGCTCACTAAGAAAAGAGATCTCAATTTTGAACAATCACTCAGTTATAACCaagtacaaaatatatattataatttaagCATCCAAGTTCTGTGTTTCACTTAAGTGCAGGACTTACCTTGGTTTGAAGACAAACCATAAACTTCTGTTCTTTATTCAATGAATGCCAAAAGGGAACTAACTTAAAGCTAACAAAAAGAGAACTTCATAGCGGCCACGCAAATATGCTGTTTTTGCCGGCTATGCCGGCTGGTAGTCAGCTTTTCGCTCCGTAAAGCTACATCTGCGTCGTGTCATCTGGAATTCCATCCTCACATTTCAGCAAATTTACACCTTTTAGGCTCAAATTAAGTCCGTCGTCAATTCACGCCTACTCTTCGCTACGTCAGACATCGGGTTTCCTATTTGTCACCCGCACACCTGCTGTTTGGGCGCCCTTATACATCAGTCCCAGGGAGCGATCTTGGCCACGTAGCAGTTAACCGACTGGATTACTGGAAAAATGTCTAGGCAATGCTACAAGGCTTCTGGAAGAGATGGCATCAGGAGTACCTCACTACACTTCGACAGTGCCCTAAGTAGAATACGGAGAGGAAGAACGTTGCTACTGGGGATATGGCGATCATCAAGGATTCAAACACACCCTCTGCCGCTTGGACTTTGGCGCGCATAATTGAAGTCTATCCAGGTAAGGATGGGCTGGTTCGCGCCGTAGGGCTGCGAACTTCATCAGGTGAACTTGTTAGTTCCATTTCTAAAATTGTCATTCTgcctaaagcctagtactcacatcgacgaaaaccgcgagctaaccataggagtgagcgagaggcaaatacgcggctaacgctttcCGTCGGGtttgtttttcagcgcggtattcagatgagctaaggaaatacaaaaaaaaacctgaTTAAGCGAGTGactttcgatgaacgccgtaaGCTGCGGCTCAAAGAATAAGAAacttaatctttggcggtgttcgtgcaaaagcggtgtggaatttaaaaattaaaaatggaaggaaaatCCCAAAAACGTCTAAAGGAGGTCTGTGCAGATGAAAAAttacgcctaatccaagctgttgcccattattgtgggatttcacggacaggaagcaataccacaacaggacaaatccgcagaatagttgaagtgctggtgAAGatgagatccactagagaatcccagtgggaaggaacacgctgagtgggacttcgcttgacgagctctccattgggGAACAACtggactccacctccaccagctacttggcagctaaaGCGGAGAAGGTGGACGcaccggcttctatagggaagaggaaataaggtcgcccgctaagggcCATCTGAAGGAATCATTGCCAGGACGCTGGGTGCCTATATGCAGCATCAGGCGGAACAACCCCGTTCACAATCCgactcccacttcctcaaggtccaatatgcctgttcggagctggactacagatgggcCGGAAAAGATGGcaaagcatccgtgggacgagaaaaAAGCTTTATACTAATTATACtttattttacaaattaacataaataaaacattcgttgaatattccatttatttttatgttaacTTCTTGATGCACCAGCAGACACTTctattttaaattgctccaattgatttgttttccgtttggcaacaaacccagctgcttgacagtaagaacttttaaaacttcggtcacactagaaagaataagatttttcgactagtgaaactcatagccgatctgagtactaggcttaattCAGAAACTTAGTTTCAGGGTGGGCCGGGAAGTTGAGGAACCTGATaacatattataataatttggtttATAAGATATTCCTTCTGGAGATGGTCTGGTCTCACGAATTTCtagctctctctctctctcttcctCCTGACCACGAGCAAAAGGAAAAGGAATTCTTATTGTGAAATAATTGTGTATTATTAATCAGCCCAATTTACCATTTAGCGTGCTCTATTCACCATCACCGAGACCTACTTATGTTCCCACAATGTTGTTAACTACTCCCTTCACAGTTGTGCTAATATGCACGCTAAACTAGGCGTTAGACTAAGCGTTAATTGAAGCTCCTTGTCAGAAAGttgttttcaaattaaatcctCAGTTTTTGAGAGAATCGCTTAACAGTAAACCAACCTCCGGTTTTTCACCaacaaaaaaatgcaaaaatcaaTTACTCAAGGTTTCACTCGTAGAGGTTGTGCCAATATAAGCGGGCGGAGTTAAAACGATAAATGAAAAGCCGTTTAATCCAGAACCACAATGTAAATAGCTTACCATACAGTAACCGTATGAAAAAATGCTATCTCCTATGCTAGCTTCCTTTAATGTTTTACTACTCTCATGAGGTTGTGCCAACTCACACGGTATcgcatatttatacccgttactcgtagagttcAAGGGTATACTTGAACCGTCCGATAGTtataacaggtagaaggaagcgtttccgaccccataaagtatatgagtgattctttgtgatacgtatcgagattttcattatggtctcaaaacggtttcatatttttatcgcgatattataccattatacaggattttaaaaatattaaaaaaatgtatccatttgacagaagcaaagatatggcgatgccctttttttattaagattgtgtataactttaaattacatgttgtaagaaataaaaaaaaattctccttaattattatttttgccaacctttcagataaaaataactccCACAACAGTTTCCAAGCAAATTATAttccaaacttaaaaaaaaaaaatgcaatcgTTCGtacgttcgtcccaccaaatttatgttGCAAAATGCAAGATATCCGATTGGGACAAATCTGAAAACTTTATTGTTTGTCTGGGCTGGAATTTTGACCTCGTCAGCTAGTTGCGGTGGCTTACATCGCTTCTTTAAATGGGAGCCCACTTTCTCAttttatctcattttaatattcttttcAATGAtcctataaaaaattaattctatCAGCCCAAGACAAACAATAAAGTTTTCCGAATTGTCCCAATCGGATATCTTGCATTTTGCaacataaatttggtgggacgaacgtaCAATATCTCTGGGCTAGTCGCGTCGTTTAAGTAGCGCGTAAAACGGTCGaaaacagttcgttacaacataatttaatagtaataacaagaaaagactgctttgtttttgatttaatataaactgttttaattaattttggggaaacccatggaggtcccacgtcaaaatttgtaaggttcaacaaggattatgtttagaacattatactaatttttaaaaaaaattaaaaatgccgatttgcagaaaaccgcgagtgaatttttttttttaagtttggacTATAATTTGCTTGGAAACTGTTATGggagttatttttatctgaaaggttggcaaaaataataattaaggagaatttttttttattttttactccatgtaatttaaagttatacacaatcttaacaaaaaaaagggcatcgccatatctttgcttctgtcaaatggataaatttttttaatatttttaaaatcctgtataaatggtataataccgtgataaaaatatgaaaccgttTTGAGATCATAAtgaaaatctcgatacgtttcacaaagaatcactcatatatattcttgatcacgatcatgtctgtctgtccgtatgaatgcTACAAATGGTTTCTTGAGATAAATAATGTACGTTTTAGTGCAACAGATGCCAGGTCCTCCCAAGGAGGAGGTTGGTCATTTCCTTAACAAAAGCGTAGACATATATCTCTTTTGAGATCAAATGCTGGGTTCCGAGCCGTTGGGAGGCTTCTTGACCTGCACCAACAACAATTTCCTTATAACGGCATCATTGCAATTCAACTGCATTtcctttttgaaaaatttcGAAGCGCCAAGTACTAAAATCACCTAAACTCGAAAAAAACACATACTGAATCGATTAGAGTGTCCCATTTTCCGCTGCAGCGAGCTGTAACCACTTTTTCCCATCTCTTTCTTACACGTGTTTTTCTtatagcctagtactcagatcggttaaaagtttcactagtcgaaaaatcttattctttgtagtgcgaccgaagttttcaaagttcacccgccattcatgtagcatggtcttactgtcaagcagctgggcttgttgtcaaacggaaaacaaatcaattggagtcATTTagaaaagaagagtctgctggtgcacaaagaaattaaaataaaaatatatgaaatttttaacgaatatttttatttatgtaaattagaagttTAAGGCTTCCCTTTCGTCCTTCGGATGCTCgtcatctttcccgcgccatctgtagtccagctcctagctggccaataatggctggctcctccagctgtcccttagcgggcgatCTTATtttctcctccctatagaagccggcgcgtCCTCCATCTCCGCTTTAGCTGTCAAGTAGATGGTGGAGGTGAAGTCTTCAATTGAGAGCTCGTCGGATATCGAGCGaatgtcccatgttcctttccactgggattctctagtggatctcctccagcgcttcaactattctgcggatttgccccgttgtggtattgcttcctgtcggtcaagttcCACAATAATGGCAACAGTTTGGATTAGGCGTCTTTTTTCATCTGCAATGACCTCCTTTAttcgttttgggtgtttttcttccattttctatttttaaattccccaccggccTCTGCACGAACACGGCCACAGatcaaatttcttattctttgggccgcggctaacggcgttcatcgaaaattaaCTCGCGAAAtgtggtattttttctggtatttccttagctcatctgagtaccgcgcttgAAAACaaacccgacgaaaagcgcttgccgcgtatttgcctctcgctcactcctatggttagctcgcggttttcgccgatgtgagtactaggcttatgAAGGAAAAAAACTGAAGTGGAATTTGGTCGCAGAAGCCAAAAACCTCTCTGTGTGAATAGGGTTATTACGTCCTTACATTTTTACACTTTATGTGCAGCCCGTAAACGATGGGGGTTTCGCATCAATTCCGCTGTGTGAACGCTACCTAAACCGATTCAAGTGGCAGTGCAAAGACAGATAAGGATGTAAACAAAAAGTGAGTTGTATTGTTCTAAAATCTTTATAATTGCAATGAAGTGGGTTTCGATTGATCCGTAAATTATAAaacttgaaatatttattcgTTATTTACAATACATAAAGAACATGGATAAATCATCAGGAGACGAAATATGGAAGGATTCGTTTGATAAATTGTTGGAACCGAGACCGTAAGATTAAAATGATTGAAATCTTTACAAATATACAGAATATTGCTTCTAGGCAACTATGTAAACTGAACATAATAAAAGAGAGTGTAAGATATTCATATAATATCGACACTAGTGTAGAAAATAGCAGCCACAGTATAAAAGGTTGTTCACCAAAAAGTTGCAATCAAAGTGTATCTATATCAACACCTAATTATAAACGCTTTGGCAAGGAATTGTTTAATTGTGGTTTGTCTCCGATTAACCGCGTACAACTTGATGGTTTTGGAGACATAACTGAGAAATTCAATGCCGATCAGGATGCAGGTTTGATAGTACCACCTAAAAATCAAATTGACAAATCTTATAAATTGACGTTTTATCGTTCGAAGCAACGATTTAGTAACCAAACAAATAAGGTTGCTTGTGCTAGCAACCAATCGAATAAGATTGTTGGTGCTGTACTAAAACCAGGAAAGTGGCGTAAGTCACTAAACATTTTTCGCCAAACTCAAATAAGTGCTCTAAATGAAAGCAAAAAATTGGAAAACCGGAACTCAGTATGCCAGGATCGGAagtcaatatttttaaatggctTTAATAAGCAAAAGGTCATTTGTCAACAAGACTTCTTAAAATATTGCAATCAAGTCAAGCCCCTTAAATTTAATGCTGCATATGCACAACATAAAATGTTGAAAACCTACAAAATAGGCGAAGGGGCTTACGGAGAAGTCTTTCGTTACACTCCAAACCGTAAAGGATGTAAAAATGATCTAGTTTTAAAGATAATACCCATCGAAGGTTCTATCGAAGTTAATggagaaaaacaaaaaaaatttggtcaAATTTGGCCAGAAATAATTATTACTAAAAAATTGAGCAGCACTCAAGGATTCGCAAGCATTGAAAAGGTAATTTTTTAGGTCTTAGTGATACAAATTATTGCATTAAGGGCCGGTTTCTCGAGTCCCTGTCAAAGTCCCTGATAGCTATTTGTCCGAAAAACTTAAAGACCACATAAAGTGGTCGTAAAAGCAAATCGGTTTTCTCGACGCATTAAATTTATCTGAACGAGAAACAATTAAAGAGTGCTGTTAATCCCAAATTTAAGCTGTTCTCGAGGCTCGAGAAAGCCAAAATCGCTTAGCAGTGACTTTTTCTGTTCGGCAAATGTTAGCCGGCACTCGAGAAAACAGCCCTAAGTAcgtacatttaaaaattatgtaagCTTCGAAAGTACCATTGCTCTCATAGCTCTGCGTGCAGCGCCAATACTTTAAACTAAACGTCAAATAACTGCTAATCCTCCATAGTTTAGTTTAGTGCTTCACATCTGACATCCATTAAGGGGTTTTCATATGCGCTTAGAGGTCTTTTTAACATGCAAGACTTATGATGTGATAGTCTCATATTTTTTTCTGATAGTGCTCAAAGGAGTTTTATACACTTGTAGCGCGAAAAAAGGTACATTTcgttgattattttttttaaggaaGACAATTTGTATTATGTTTTTGTGtgtattgtatttatttggtATATATTGCTAACTTAGACTTAACTGTTAGTAGGTTTAAAGATCACTATCAGCTAAGGTTTTCCATTCGTTAACGTCAGCGGTAGAAGCTTTTGCTTTGGCTCCATCAGGAAAAGCCTGTTATGTGCCGGTATCAGCTTAGAGATATATAGCAACgcaaataatatttaaccGATAGTACTGTGAATGATAAAATAAAGGTGGGTAAATAATTTAGCATTCAAGTCACGTCCTCTAACGCCCACTAACATAAGCTGAAAGCAAATCACAAAATTCCTGAACTACCAATAACAcaggaaataaagtttttcataagctacgtcgtatttgGGTCGTGAGATCTTGGTAAATCGCTCTCTATTTAGAGTGcgtgaaaaataatattagtgagtaaagttcgtcagtcatCAGTTCACAtagccccacaagcttagctgtcgcttgatcgcaatacgatcgcgCTGTTTTtcggccatattccctccccttcacaaaTTCGTGTGCAAAATGGATGATCGCGGGTCgtgcaatacgatcccctattgtcaaggttgtccgtcccCTTTTGTTAAAGGTCGAGCCCATCGTAGTTTTAAGTTCCTTTGTACACTATAAGTTtacttaataaaatattaggCTTATATTGTAGGATACAGCACCAATATTTACACATGTATGTTTATTAGATaagaaccgtgttccgacaaacttaccccctttTTAAATCCTGGGCAATGAGACCTCGACGCTCCCGAtactgggctttggaaaatattatattgaatTATTATTGCTGTTCTTAATTATACTAATTTACTTAAacacaatatatatatatatattatgccagaggcatgctaCGTCTTTAGCGGCCTGTGGAGAGACTCGTCTTCTCTAATTGTTTATCaggattcgcactttgtctatcgattcggcttacttaaatgtatttcaatacattttgaatattttcaaTGTTTTGACTTTCACTTGtcctccaattgatttgtatGGGACTATCGGCCTTTGGTTATGTATAAGTTAACTTTTGATTGGCTCGATTAGCACATTTCTATTGCATCACTACTTTTCCCAAAGTATGCTATTGGTcactacgcctctgaacggatgccTCGCACAGCTTATCAAGTTCCAGGAGCATGGTGATCACGAGTACTGCAGCCACAGTCATCACAGCATGTCGGATGTCTTCCTTATGGTTGATCacctccacgttctttgataaCTCTGGCAGCGGTGGTCCGACGCATAAGATTCTTTTGAGCTGCTGTTTGAGTAGCTGGTCCTGGTAGCGGAATCCCAAGCCCATCGAAAATGGCCTTTCCTCCTAGATAGCAAGACACCAGAATGAATTCTTCTCTTCTCTAGTTAGCTAAGGTTTTTTATACCAGATTAGACCTCTTACTTGGATTCCTGTATGGATcaaattaactaggtgttcccacctatgAATACTATTTCTCGATATTCGCTATCGAGTCAACGGCTGGCTGTTGTACCTTGCAGTTCCCGgggtatggttaccagtaggtcgatcgtggccgGTTTTCACACCCGTGAATTGTCccattgcattttcttctgctaTTACCAGTCTAAGTTCGGTTAGTCAAATGCACTCCTCCCTTCGACTCAAGACTCGTCGTTGCTTCCTTATGTGGATCTTTGTATGGGGGgacgtacgtaacaggcttgAAGTGATCGACGCGGAcacgcatggaatgactttgCAACAGGAATCTGAGTACGACCACAGTTGTCTGTACCGTGCATTTTTTCTTCTCCATGTCCTCGATTAGTTGCCAGTACCATTTAGTGACTCCACCTGCTAGTAGAATATGGAATTCCCTTAACACTTGGTGCTGGTTTATGCCATACAACTCTTGCAATCGGTCGCCTCagaacaggaaactttcaactgtaATGCCGCGttgggtgttcttaaccggtgcatATGGCTATTAAGCATTTCTTGCGTTACCGGCTCGAGAGGTGGCGCCTTTTGGATACCTTAAAATACTGTCGGTGGCATTAGGATGGTTTGGGGTGATGGGGACAGTCCCTTCTCCCAAGGCTCTCTTTCAGGTGAATCGCGTAGCCTTGGAACGCTCGCACTACGGCGTGGTGGTTCCCTCCGCGCGTTATTGCTCGTGTCACTCATCCATAAAACCTTTTTCTTCACCCCTTCACTTATGCAGTTGGGCCCTCTCTTTTAGGCCTCTTCttaattaaatagtttttcacTTCGTGCTGATTAATAAAGGTACTcaatttttaatagtttttcacTTCATGGTGATAAATAAAGGCGCACAATTTTTCACTTGCTTGCTCTTAATATAATAGGATCAATGTGATAGTTATTAAACGCCCGGTCAGCGACGTaaacgctgaataagtcgacaataaatgtttatatatgttCACCAAGTCTCTCTTCGGTCAAGACCCGTCCGATATGTAATCCCCAAAAAACCAAAGCAACTATCCCTAgctaggggtgttagccgcttctacacaactgGGTTTTGCTAAACTCACATGCCCTTTATATCCCTTTATAGTCAGctcaaatgttccaaacgAAAACTGGCTGCGCCTAGACAAGGATTTCGTTCAAACGCGTCGTCGGAAATCAGGTTGTTTGGGCAAGCAACCTCAGGCTTCTCAACCGTTTTTCTATTTCTCTGGAGTCGAGCCTATCAAACGACCCGTCAAACTAGTCTAGTACGTCGTGAAGCGTCGGCCGGAGAATCTAAAACCGTCCCCCGCCaaaatatgtcaagggaaaccGCAAAGTCTCGAGCCTATCAAACGACCTGACAAATGCCTAGTAAGTCGTGAAGCGTCGGCTTTACGTTTCTTGTCCCACACCCCTATTATATCCTGAATCGATAAA
The genomic region above belongs to Drosophila subpulchrella strain 33 F10 #4 breed RU33 unplaced genomic scaffold, RU_Dsub_v1.1 Primary Assembly Seq26, whole genome shotgun sequence and contains:
- the LOC119559610 gene encoding putative serine/threonine-protein kinase haspin homolog isoform X1 — translated: MDKSSGDEIWKDSFDKLLEPRPQLCKLNIIKESVRYSYNIDTSVENSSHSIKGCSPKSCNQSVSISTPNYKRFGKELFNCGLSPINRVQLDGFGDITEKFNADQDAGLIVPPKNQIDKSYKLTFYRSKQRFSNQTNKVACASNQSNKIVGAVLKPGKWRKSLNIFRQTQISALNESKKLENRNSVCQDRKSIFLNGFNKQKVICQQDFLKYCNQVKPLKFNAAYAQHKMLKTYKIGEGAYGEVFRYTPNRKGCKNDLVLKIIPIEGSIEVNGEKQKKFGQIWPEIIITKKLSSTQGFASIEKVSTVNGKYPQHFVKLWERYDDEKGSENDHPGLFEENQLFVVLELHFAGSDMSNVIFFNSEQSYYALQQIILTLAVGEEDYQFEHRDLHWGNILIKSTTKKHICFKFNNTDLIVDSKGVNITIIDYTLSRITIDECCYFNDLSNDEELFQASGDYQYDIYRMMRNELKNNWSLYSPKTNILWLSYIIAKLMDSVKYKSINSKVHRLHINKLKELQSIILTFESAAHCARHMFNLRETNKEHSVLFKEKN
- the LOC119559610 gene encoding putative serine/threonine-protein kinase haspin homolog isoform X3; amino-acid sequence: MDKSSGDEIWKDSFDKLLEPRPQLCKLNIIKESVRYSYNIDTSVENSSHSIKGCSPKSCNQSVSISTPNYKRFGKELFNCGLSPINRVQLDGFGDITEKFNADQDAGLIVPPKNQIDKSYKLTFYRSKQRFSNQTNKVACASNQSNKIVGAVLKPGKWRKSLNIFRQTQISALNESKKLENRNSVCQDRKSIFLNGFNKQKVICQQDFLKYCNQVKPLKFNAAYAQHKMLKTYKIGEGAYGEVFRYTPNRKGCKNDLVLKIIPIEGSIEVNGEKQKKFGQIWPEIIITKKLSSTQGFASIEKVVFLCKHVLH
- the LOC119559610 gene encoding putative serine/threonine-protein kinase haspin homolog isoform X2; translated protein: MDKSSGDEIWKDSFDKLLEPRPQLCKLNIIKESVRYSYNIDTSVENSSHSIKGCSPKSCNQSVSISTPNYKRFGKELFNCGLSPINRVQLDGFGDITEKFNADQDAGLIVPPKNQIDKSYKLTFYRSKQRFSNQTNKVACASNQSNKIVGAVLKPGKWRKSLNIFRQTQISALNESKKLENRNSVCQDRKSIFLNGFNKQKVICQQDFLKYCNQVKPLKFNAAYAQHKMLKTYKIGEGAYGEVFRYTPNRKGCKNDLVLKIIPIEGSIEVNGEKQKKFGQIWPEIIITKKLSSTQGFASIEKVSTVNGKYPQHFVKLWERYDDEKGSENDHPGLFEENQLFVVLELHFAGSDMSNVIFFNSEQSYYALQQIILTLAVGEEDYQFEHRDLHWGNILIKSTTKKHICFKFNNTDLIVDSKGVNITIIDYTLSRITIDECCYFNDLSNDEELFQASGDYQYDIYRMMRNELKNNWSLFSPKANILWLSYIIAKLMDSVKYKSINSKVHRLHFNNLKELQSIILLFESGAHCARHMFNLREANKEHSFPYEV